The DNA sequence GCCCCTTCATGGTTATCTCGACAGCATCTTGACCGATATTCAGGGAGCGGTCGGCGTTGCGTCCCCGCGGCCTTTCGAGCGTGCCCTTCATGACGATGGTCTTAAACCTCGCCCAGGCATTCTCGCCCCCTACCGCTGCGACGTACTTATTCAAGATTTGCCCGGCGGTCGGCAGTGCGGCCTCCTTTTCGTCCGGCTTTGCCACCGCGTAATCGCGCGGCGGCAGCGGCACCTCGCGAGCCACGCTGGTTCCCCCGCGGTGGCAACTGTAGCAGGTCACTGCCTGGCTGCCGCCGAAGTTGGCCTTATTGATGTCGAGCACCATCCTCATCATCTGGCGCGCAACGATCTTTTTCTGCTTGTCGTCGCTTTCCCATACCCAGATGTCGTTACCGGTCTTCGGGTCCGTCCCTTTGTTCACATGACAATAGTCGCAGTGGACGCCGAGCGCATCGGCGATGAAGTTCATCACCAAAAAGAGTTGCGACTCCGGCAAGCCTTTGAGTACCTGAATGTTCTTGCGCTTCTGCTCAACGGTCTCTTCCTGTTTTGCCGTTTGTGTTGCGGCGGCCTCAGCCGAAGAAAAGTTGGGCAGCGCGCTGGCGCTGGTTGTCGTACGTGGTCTGTCCCAGGCGATCATTACTAAAAAGAGTGCTGATAGAAGGATCACCTTTTTCGCGCCGTGATTGATCGTCTCTCGCGTCATCCTTTCTCCTCCTATTCGTCGCGCAAGGCGACCATCGGGTCAACGCGGCTGGCGCGCCGTGCGGGGAAATAGCAAGCCAGCGCGGCGCTAGCCAGCAATACGGCTGCGACCGCGCTGAACGCCACGATGTCCAAAGCCATCACGCCATACAACGTCGATTGCATGGCGCGGCCCACCAGATAAGCGCCTCCCAGCCCGAGGCCGAGTCCGAGCAGCGCCAGGGCCACGCCCTCTCGCAAAACCAGGAGCAAAATCTGCCTGCCGCCAGCGCCCAACGCCATGCGGATGCCAAATTCATGTGTGCGCTGGGCGACGGCGAAAGCCATCACGCCATAGATGCCGATGGCGGCAAGCAGTAAAGCCAGCGCCGCGAAGCTGCCATACAGCACCATAGCGAAGCGGTCGAACGCCAGCGATTCACTCAACAGTTGATTCAGGGTCTTGACGCCGGCCAGCGGCAGGTCGGGATCGACCGATTGGATCGCCGCGGCAAGGCTACTCGTGATGCGCTCCGGGTCGCCTGCCGTCCGCACCGCGATGGAAGCCCGCAGCCAGGGGCTTTGCCAGAACGGCACATAAATCACCGGGGCGTCGTCGCCGCGAAGCCCTTCGCCACCGCGCGTGTCATGGAAGACGCCGACAATCTGCCATTCGCCTTCCGAGCCGCCTTGCGGATTGCCCGGTATCGTCTGGCTCAGTACGATGCGCTGCGTCAGCGGGTCGGCATCCGGAAGATATCGATTGGCGAAGGTTTCATTCACCATCGCCACGCGTTGGCTGGCGGCGGTGTCCTCTTCAGTGAAGTGCCGCCCTTTGACGAGGCCGATGCCGAAGGTTTCGAAGTATCCGGACGTGACCATCTGAAGCCCGACGCTCTGCCGCGCGCCCGGATCAATGGGCGGGGCGCCGGCAATGCGAAAGACTCTGTTGATTCCCGTGCCGCGCAAAGGCGCGCCGGTCATCACCGTCGCCGTCTCGACGCCGGGAACCGACTCGATCTTTTCGAGCAGTTGCCGGTAATACGGGCTGATGCGCTCGGCTTGCCGGAAGCGGCCCTGCGGCACAGGCAGAAAGAAAGTGAGGACGTGGTCGGTGCGGACGCCGAGATCAAGGCGCGTCAGATTCCAGAAGCTGCGCAGCGCCAGGCCGCCGCCGGCAAGCAAGGTGAGCGCCAGGGCGAATTCGACGACGACCAGTACGCGCCGCACGCCGCGCCCCGCGACGCCCGCCCCCGTGCGCCCGCCCTGCTTGATTACTTCGTTGAGGTCGAGGCGGCTCGCCTGCCAGGCCGGCGCGCAGCCCGATAGCAAACCGGCGAACAGACTGGCAAAGAGCGTGAACAGCAATACAGGGACGCTGACACGGACATCGGCCTCAGAAGGCAGCATCTGCGGCGGCATGATGGCGACAATCCCGTTAATGATTACCCCGCCGAGGTAGACGCCGAGCGCGCCGCCGATGATCGCCAACACCAGGCTTTCGGTGAGGAACTGACCGAATATCCGGGCGCGCGTCGCGCCGAGGGCGGCGCGGATCGCCACCTCGCGCTGGCGCGTCGTGCCGCGTGCCAGCAGCAGGTTGGCGATGTTGACGCAGCCGATCAACAGCAGGAATGCGACCGCGCCCAGCAGCAGCCAGAGGTTCTTGATCGTCTTCTCCGGTATGAAATTGTTTTGCAGAGGCTCGACGCTGGCCGCCCAATTGGCGTTCGTCTGCGGCAGCTCTTCGGCGAGTTGTCGGCTGATCGCCTGCATCTCGGCGTTGGCTTGTTGAAGGGAGACGCCTTCTTTCAAGCGGCCCATCACCAGGAGCGAGTGGGCCTGGTGGTTGATCTGCTCAGGTCTGAAGGCCAGCGGCAGCATGAACTGCGACGGCTGCCGATCCCGCATGCCGGGCGGCGCGACGCCAATGACCGTGTAAGGCTCACCATTCATGCGAATCTGTTGGCCGATGATCCCCTGGTCAGCGCCAAAGTACTGGCTCCACATGCGGTGCGTCATAATGACGACGTGGTCTTTGCCGGCCTCGCCTTCTTCCGGCAAGAAATCGCGCCCCAGCCACATCGGCGTCCCGGTCATGCGAAAGAACCCCGGCGTCATCAGCGCCGCCTGGATTTGCTCGGGGCGTTCGGCCGTCGCGACATTGAAGGTGGCGCCGCTCCAGGCTTCCAGGTACTGAAAAGACGTGCTGCGTCGCTTCCACTCCAGGTAATCGCCTGCTGAGACGGAGTTGCGTCCCTGGTTGACCTGCGACCAGACCATCACCAGTTGCTCAGGTTTCGGATAGGGCAGGGATTCGAACAGCGTGGCATAGACCACACTGAAAATGGCGGTGGTCGCGCCGACCCCAAGGGCCAGCGTCAGCACCGCCATCGCCGTAAAGCCCGGCCTCTTCATCAGCATGCGCACGCTGTAGCGTAGGTCTTGCAGCATAAAACCTCCTGGAAGTCGGGAGTCAGGAGTCAGGAGTCAGAAGACAGAATAAAAGAGGAAGTCCGCGCGCAGCGCTTCCTTATTCATTCTGACTCCTGACTCCTGACTCCTGACTTCTATTCGTAGCGCAGCGCCACCATCGGGTCTACGCGGGTGGCGCGGCGCGCCGGCAGGTAGCTGGCCAGCAGCGCGACGACAGTGAGCAGCAGCGCGGTCAGCAGGAACGTCGGCCAGTGAATCGCCTTGACGCTAAAAAGCAAGCTGGCCATCAAGCGCGTCAACACGGCGGCGGCCAGCAAGCCGGTGACGACTCCGCCCGCCGTCAGCAGCAGCGCCTGGCCGACCACCTGCTTGAAGATGTCGCGCCGCGCCGCGCCTAACGCCATGCGGATGCCGATCTCGCGCGTCCGCTGCGTCACCGCATAGCTCATCACGCCATAGATGCCGATCATCGCCAGCAGCATCGCCACGCCCGCAAACAAGCCGAGCAGCTCCAGGCTGAAGCGGTGCGGCGCCAGTTGCTCGTCGTAGAGCAACCCGAGCGTCCGCACGTTAGCCAGCGGCTGGTCGCGGTCAACGGCCTGCACCTCCTGCCGAATCGCCGCCACCAGGCCCTCCGGCGGAACGGTAGTCTTGATTACTAAATCCATCGCGCGGCTGCGATTGGCCAGCCATTTCGGCGAGATCTGCTGCCAGGGCCTGTAGACGCTGGCGCGGCCTTCTTCTTCAAGCGTCTCGGCGCGGACGTGGCGCACGACGCCGACGATCTCGTACCACCGCCCCGGCTCGCCGCCGAAGCGCAACCGATGGCCGAGTGCGCTGCTGAAATCCCCGTTCGGAAAATGTCTGGCGACAAAGGCTTCGTCCACCAGCACGACCAGCGGTGACGAAGCGCCGTCGCGCTCGGTGAGCATGCGCCCGGCGAGCAGCCCGATGCCCAGCGCATCGTGATAGCCTTCGCTCGCCGATTGCATGATGGCCGCCGGCCAGTCCTGCTGCCGCGGCGGCTCGGGTTGCCCTTCGACCCAATAGACATACTCGCTCTGCGGCCCCAGCGGGAAGCCGGTCGTGACGCAGACGCGCGCGACGCCGGGCAGCGCCGAGACGCGGCTCATCACCTCTCTGAGAAAGCCGTTCGTCTGCGCCGCCTCGGGGTACTTCGCGTCGGGCAGCCGCAGTCTGATCGTCAGCACGTTCTTCGGGTCAAAGCCGGGGTCTACTTGCATCAGTCGCTTGAAGCTGACCAGCAACAGGGCAGCGCTGACGAGCAGGACGAGCGCCAGGGCGATCTCTGTGACGACGAGCGCCGCACGCAGCCGCTTGCCGCCCGCGCCGAAAGATGCCGTGCGCCCGCCTTCTTTGAGCGCGTCGTGCAGGTCGATCCGGGTCGCCTGCAAGGCCGGCGCGAGGCCGAAGATTACTCCCGTAATCAAAGTCACAAACAAGGTGAAGCCGAGGACGCGCGGATCAATGCTCACCTGTTCGAGTCGCGGCAGGGCGTCGGGGTGAAACTTCAACAAGAGGTCAATGCCCCAACCGGCCAGCAGCACGCCGAGCGCGCCGCCTATCAAGGCGAGCACGAGGCTTTCGGTGAGCAACTGGCGGATGATGCGCCAGCGCGAAGCGCCCAGCGCCAAACGGACGGTGATCTCCTTTCGACGCGAGGCGGCGCGCGCCAGCAAGAGGTTGGCGACATTGACGCAGGCGATCAGCAGCACCAGGGCGACGGCGGCCATGATGATGAGCAGCGCGGGCCGCACATCGCCGACATAATCATCAAGGAATGAGCGCAGGCCGACGCCTGTGCCGGCGTTCGATTCGGGGTGAGCTTCGCCGAGCTGCGCGGCGATGGTTTGCATCTCGGCGTCGGCTTGCTCTAGACGGACGCCTGAGCGCAGTCGCCCGATGGCCGTCACCGTGTGCGAGGTGCGGTCGCGCATATACTCGACCGCAGCCATCTGCCCGATTGGCATGCAGAAGTCGTTGTTCGGATTCGCCGTGCCGTAGAAATCAAAGTTCGCGGGCATCACGCCGATGACCGTCCAGCTCTCGTTGTTGTAGCGCAGCGCGTGGCCGATGACATTCTCATCGCCGCCGAAGCGTCGCTGCCACAGGTCGTAGCCGATGACGATGACGCGCTCGCCGCCGGGCTGGTCTTCGGCTTCGTTGAAGAAGCGCCCGAGGCGCGGGCGGACGCCGAGCGTCGAAAAGAAGCTCGCCGTCACCATCCGCCCGACGAGGCGTTCGGGCTCGCCCTCGCCGGTCAAGATGCCGCCCACAGGCATGCGCGCCGCGACATCTTCGAAGACCGTCTGCCGCGCCCGCCAGTCGAGGTAGTCGGGAAAGGGGACGGCCATCGTCGGCACTTCTTTAGAGGTCTCGAACAGCACGACCAGCCGCTCGGGTTGCGGGTACGGCAACGACCGCAGCAGCACGGCGTTGATGACGGAAAAGATCGCCGTGTTAGCACCGATGCCTAACGCCAATGTCATGATGACCACCGCCGCGAAGCCTGGCCGCTTGCGCAGCACTCGTGTGCCGTAGCGCAGATCGTTTAACAAGGTATTCATCGAATCCTCTTATTCGTAGCGCAGCGCAATCATCGGCTCGACGCGCGCGGCGCGGCGAGCAGGAATGAGCACGGCCAGCAACGCGACGCCGATCAGAAAGCCCGACACGCCGATAAAAGCGAGCGGGTCGAACGGGCTGACATCGATCAACACGGATGCCAGCAGGCGCGAAATGCCGAGGCCGCCCACAACGCCGAGCGCCGCCCCCGCAGCGGCCAGCCGCAGACCTTGAAACATAAACATCCTGACGACCATCGCCGGCGGCGCGCCCAGCGCCACACGGATGCCGATCTCGCGCGTCCGCTGATTGACGATGAACGACATCACGCCGTACAGCCCTACGGCAGCCAGCAACAGCGCCAGCAAGCCGACCACGCCCGCCAGCAAGGCCAGGGCGCGGAACGGCGCCATCTGAAAAGTCAGCGAATCGGCGACGCGCCGCAAACGGACGCGCAAGTTCGGATCAAGCGCTTCGGCCTCGGCGCGCACGGCTTGCATTACGCCTTGCGGATCGTTTGCGGCGCGCACCAGCAGCGTCTGCCCGGCGCGCCCGCTCTCGCCGAGCGCCGCGCTCAGCGGCACATACACGAATGCTTCATCCTTCTGCCACACCCAGCCGCTGCGCGTGTCGCAGGTCACGCCGATCACTTCAAACTGCTGTTCCGTTGCGTTCAAGGCCGGGAGGTTCAGGCCGATGCGCTGACCGATGGCCTCAGTGTTCGGCCAGAAGCGCTGCGCCGTCGCTTCGGTGATGACACAGACCGCCGCGCCGGCCTGCGCTTCTTGTTCGCTGAAGCTGCGGCCTCGCCTCAGACGCAGCCCGACCGTTTCGAAGTAGCCGGGCGAAACGATGTTGAACCGGGCGCGCAACGGCGAGTCGGCAGATGGCGTCTGGCCGGGAAGCATGACCGATACGCTTGGCGGCATGCCGGTCAAGGGTTGGCGTTCGACCTCAGCGAGCGAGTTGACGCCGGGCAGGCTGCGCAATCGCGTCGCGAGCAGACGGCGAAGGTCGGCTTCGCGGCGCGCGTCGGGCTGTGGCGATTGCAGGCTGGCGGTGACGGCGAAGACGTTCGCCGTCTCAAGCCCCGTGTCTATGGTTCCGACCTTTTGCAGATTTCTGATGAGCAAGCCGGTGCCGGCAAGCAGCGACAAACAGACGGCGAGCTGCACGACGACCAGCCCGTTTCGCAAACGCGACTGGCGCAGATGCGCGCCGAAGGTCGAGCCTTCGTCCTTCAGCGCCGCGCTGAGATTCGGCCTCGAAGCCTGTAATGCCGGCGCCAACCCTGCCGCGACGCCTGCGATGACTGAGGCCAGCAGCGCGAAGCCGAAGACGCGCAGGTCAGGGTCGAGATTGAGCGCGAATGATTCGGCCA is a window from the Blastocatellia bacterium genome containing:
- a CDS encoding c-type cytochrome, whose amino-acid sequence is MTRETINHGAKKVILLSALFLVMIAWDRPRTTTSASALPNFSSAEAAATQTAKQEETVEQKRKNIQVLKGLPESQLFLVMNFIADALGVHCDYCHVNKGTDPKTGNDIWVWESDDKQKKIVARQMMRMVLDINKANFGGSQAVTCYSCHRGGTSVAREVPLPPRDYAVAKPDEKEAALPTAGQILNKYVAAVGGENAWARFKTIVMKGTLERPRGRNADRSLNIGQDAVEITMKGPDKYLAKLTTPQGIAIQCINGTVAWVSNNNGAQQLSAEDLERSKRILARYSIIKVTEAPERMSVTGTEIIGGREAYVVATRIDANRANKYFFDKQTGLLLRQIATTETLLAPLLEQVDFEDYRDVNGAKLPFIVRTANVAVFDTTRRRFTEIKLNTTVEDAIFNMPAAPK
- a CDS encoding ABC transporter permease; this encodes MLQDLRYSVRMLMKRPGFTAMAVLTLALGVGATTAIFSVVYATLFESLPYPKPEQLVMVWSQVNQGRNSVSAGDYLEWKRRSTSFQYLEAWSGATFNVATAERPEQIQAALMTPGFFRMTGTPMWLGRDFLPEEGEAGKDHVVIMTHRMWSQYFGADQGIIGQQIRMNGEPYTVIGVAPPGMRDRQPSQFMLPLAFRPEQINHQAHSLLVMGRLKEGVSLQQANAEMQAISRQLAEELPQTNANWAASVEPLQNNFIPEKTIKNLWLLLGAVAFLLLIGCVNIANLLLARGTTRQREVAIRAALGATRARIFGQFLTESLVLAIIGGALGVYLGGVIINGIVAIMPPQMLPSEADVRVSVPVLLFTLFASLFAGLLSGCAPAWQASRLDLNEVIKQGGRTGAGVAGRGVRRVLVVVEFALALTLLAGGGLALRSFWNLTRLDLGVRTDHVLTFFLPVPQGRFRQAERISPYYRQLLEKIESVPGVETATVMTGAPLRGTGINRVFRIAGAPPIDPGARQSVGLQMVTSGYFETFGIGLVKGRHFTEEDTAASQRVAMVNETFANRYLPDADPLTQRIVLSQTIPGNPQGGSEGEWQIVGVFHDTRGGEGLRGDDAPVIYVPFWQSPWLRASIAVRTAGDPERITSSLAAAIQSVDPDLPLAGVKTLNQLLSESLAFDRFAMVLYGSFAALALLLAAIGIYGVMAFAVAQRTHEFGIRMALGAGGRQILLLVLREGVALALLGLGLGLGGAYLVGRAMQSTLYGVMALDIVAFSAVAAVLLASAALACYFPARRASRVDPMVALRDE
- a CDS encoding ABC transporter permease, with the protein product MNTLLNDLRYGTRVLRKRPGFAAVVIMTLALGIGANTAIFSVINAVLLRSLPYPQPERLVVLFETSKEVPTMAVPFPDYLDWRARQTVFEDVAARMPVGGILTGEGEPERLVGRMVTASFFSTLGVRPRLGRFFNEAEDQPGGERVIVIGYDLWQRRFGGDENVIGHALRYNNESWTVIGVMPANFDFYGTANPNNDFCMPIGQMAAVEYMRDRTSHTVTAIGRLRSGVRLEQADAEMQTIAAQLGEAHPESNAGTGVGLRSFLDDYVGDVRPALLIIMAAVALVLLIACVNVANLLLARAASRRKEITVRLALGASRWRIIRQLLTESLVLALIGGALGVLLAGWGIDLLLKFHPDALPRLEQVSIDPRVLGFTLFVTLITGVIFGLAPALQATRIDLHDALKEGGRTASFGAGGKRLRAALVVTEIALALVLLVSAALLLVSFKRLMQVDPGFDPKNVLTIRLRLPDAKYPEAAQTNGFLREVMSRVSALPGVARVCVTTGFPLGPQSEYVYWVEGQPEPPRQQDWPAAIMQSASEGYHDALGIGLLAGRMLTERDGASSPLVVLVDEAFVARHFPNGDFSSALGHRLRFGGEPGRWYEIVGVVRHVRAETLEEEGRASVYRPWQQISPKWLANRSRAMDLVIKTTVPPEGLVAAIRQEVQAVDRDQPLANVRTLGLLYDEQLAPHRFSLELLGLFAGVAMLLAMIGIYGVMSYAVTQRTREIGIRMALGAARRDIFKQVVGQALLLTAGGVVTGLLAAAVLTRLMASLLFSVKAIHWPTFLLTALLLTVVALLASYLPARRATRVDPMVALRYE
- a CDS encoding ABC transporter permease encodes the protein GAHPVAVLTYGFWQRRFGGDPGVIGTTLALNDKSFTVVGVMPPRFVLNREVMPTVDAIQQTDVLLPLPMSEAARTDRGHEDYNIFARLKPGVTVAQAQAEMDAIADRMKQQYPANYPPTGGLTISVVPLLEQVVGKIRLALYVLLGAVGFVLLIACANVANLLLARAASRQKEIAVRLALGASRSRIIRQLLTESVVLAVAGGAVALLLTSWALAALYPVVMAQLPIPHHLAESFALNLDPDLRVFGFALLASVIAGVAAGLAPALQASRPNLSAALKDEGSTFGAHLRQSRLRNGLVVVQLAVCLSLLAGTGLLIRNLQKVGTIDTGLETANVFAVTASLQSPQPDARREADLRRLLATRLRSLPGVNSLAEVERQPLTGMPPSVSVMLPGQTPSADSPLRARFNIVSPGYFETVGLRLRRGRSFSEQEAQAGAAVCVITEATAQRFWPNTEAIGQRIGLNLPALNATEQQFEVIGVTCDTRSGWVWQKDEAFVYVPLSAALGESGRAGQTLLVRAANDPQGVMQAVRAEAEALDPNLRVRLRRVADSLTFQMAPFRALALLAGVVGLLALLLAAVGLYGVMSFIVNQRTREIGIRVALGAPPAMVVRMFMFQGLRLAAAGAALGVVGGLGISRLLASVLIDVSPFDPLAFIGVSGFLIGVALLAVLIPARRAARVEPMIALRYE